A single region of the Streptomyces sp. AM 4-1-1 genome encodes:
- the cofC gene encoding 2-phospho-L-lactate guanylyltransferase: MVPLKPLARAKSRLGRAVGDALRPGLALAFAQDTVGAALSCPAVRDVVVVTDDAAAGAALSALGARIVADGPAGGLNAALTHGGRAARAAWPGAPVAALNADLPALRPGELARVLDFSVRFPRTFVTDAAGIGTTFLSAAAGVELCPAFGGPSRARHLSSGAVENTLPGLDSVRQDVDTGDDLRAALVLGVGPHTADRWAARTRAVDR; this comes from the coding sequence GTGGTTCCGCTGAAGCCCCTCGCGCGGGCCAAGAGCCGCCTGGGGCGGGCCGTGGGCGACGCGCTGCGGCCGGGGCTCGCGCTGGCGTTCGCGCAGGACACCGTGGGCGCGGCGCTGTCCTGCCCGGCCGTACGGGATGTGGTGGTCGTCACGGACGACGCGGCGGCCGGTGCCGCGCTCTCGGCGCTGGGGGCGCGGATCGTGGCGGACGGACCGGCCGGAGGACTCAACGCCGCGCTCACGCACGGTGGGCGGGCGGCGCGGGCCGCCTGGCCGGGCGCGCCGGTTGCCGCGCTCAACGCGGATCTGCCCGCGCTGCGTCCCGGGGAATTGGCACGGGTCCTCGATTTTTCCGTGCGATTTCCCCGAACATTTGTCACCGATGCCGCGGGAATCGGTACGACATTTCTGTCCGCCGCCGCGGGCGTGGAATTGTGCCCGGCTTTCGGCGGGCCTTCCAGGGCCCGGCATCTGTCGTCCGGAGCCGTGGAGAACACGCTTCCCGGTCTCGATTCGGTACGCCAGGACGTGGACACCGGCGACGATCTGCGGGCCGCGCTGGTCCTGGGCGTGGGCCCGCACACGGCGGACCGCTGGGCCGCGAGGACGCGTGCCGTGGACCGATAG
- a CDS encoding lysophospholipid acyltransferase family protein, whose protein sequence is MSRRRIGFWYRLAAVIAKPPLVVLFKRDWRGMAHIPAEGGFITAVNHNSYLDPLSYGHFQYNSGRVPRFLAKAGLFRTPFIGMMLRGTGQIPVYRETTNAKDAFRAAVAAIERGECVAFYPEGTLTRDPGIWPMAGKTGIARVALLTKAPVVPVAQWGANDAMPPYAEEKKLRLFPRKTLRVQAGPPVDLSRFHDREPTAEVLRAVTDTIMAAVTAQLEEVRGEKAPAEPYDHRKARAAQSRRAAEGKGPQ, encoded by the coding sequence GTGTCCCGCCGCAGAATCGGCTTCTGGTACCGCCTGGCCGCGGTCATCGCGAAACCGCCACTGGTGGTTCTGTTCAAGCGGGACTGGCGGGGAATGGCGCACATTCCGGCCGAGGGCGGATTCATCACCGCGGTCAACCACAACTCGTATCTGGACCCGCTCTCCTACGGGCATTTCCAGTACAACAGCGGCCGGGTGCCCCGGTTCCTCGCGAAGGCCGGTCTCTTCAGGACACCCTTCATCGGGATGATGCTGCGCGGCACCGGACAGATCCCGGTCTACCGCGAGACCACCAACGCGAAGGACGCCTTCCGCGCCGCCGTCGCCGCCATCGAGCGTGGCGAGTGCGTCGCCTTCTACCCCGAGGGCACGCTGACCCGCGATCCCGGTATATGGCCGATGGCGGGCAAGACCGGCATCGCCCGCGTCGCGCTGCTGACCAAGGCCCCGGTCGTCCCCGTAGCCCAGTGGGGCGCCAACGACGCGATGCCGCCGTACGCCGAGGAGAAGAAGCTCCGGCTGTTCCCCCGCAAGACCCTGCGCGTACAGGCCGGACCGCCCGTCGACCTCTCGCGGTTCCACGACCGGGAACCGACGGCCGAGGTGCTGCGCGCGGTGACCGACACCATCATGGCCGCGGTCACCGCGCAGCTGGAGGAGGTACGCGGCGAGAAGGCCCCGGCCGAGCCCTACGATCACCGCAAGGCCCGCGCGGCACAGAGCCGCAGGGCAGCCGAAGGAAAGGGACCCCAGTGA
- a CDS encoding NAD(P)H-dependent glycerol-3-phosphate dehydrogenase, translated as MTHPVKAAVFGTGSWGTAFGMILADAGCDVTLWGRRAEVAEAINTTRTNPDYLPGIELPATVRATTDPVEALRGAEFAFLVVPSQTLRANLADWAPHLESDTVLVSLMKGVELGTAERMSEVIGSVTKVSADRIAVITGPNLAKEIAERRPAAAVVACRDESVARRLQAACHTPYFRPYTNTDVVGCELGGAVKNVIGLAVGIADGMGLGDNAKGSLITRGLAETTRLGLAMGADPLTFSGLAGLGDLVATCSSPLSRNHTFGTNLGRGMTLQETIAVTRQTAEGVKSCQSVLDLAHRHGVDMPITETVVGIVHEGKPPMVALAELMSRSAKAERR; from the coding sequence GTGACCCACCCCGTGAAAGCCGCTGTCTTCGGAACCGGCTCGTGGGGTACGGCCTTCGGCATGATCCTCGCCGACGCCGGCTGTGACGTCACCCTCTGGGGGCGCCGCGCCGAGGTCGCGGAGGCGATCAACACCACCCGTACCAACCCCGACTACCTGCCGGGAATCGAACTCCCCGCGACCGTCCGGGCCACCACGGACCCCGTCGAGGCCCTGCGCGGCGCCGAATTCGCCTTCCTGGTCGTGCCCTCGCAGACACTGCGCGCCAACCTCGCCGACTGGGCGCCGCACCTGGAGTCCGACACCGTCCTCGTCTCGCTGATGAAGGGCGTCGAACTCGGCACCGCCGAGCGGATGAGCGAGGTCATCGGGAGCGTCACCAAGGTCTCCGCGGACCGGATCGCGGTCATCACGGGCCCCAACCTCGCCAAGGAGATCGCCGAGCGCCGGCCCGCCGCCGCCGTCGTCGCCTGCCGGGACGAATCCGTCGCCCGGCGTCTCCAGGCCGCCTGCCACACCCCGTACTTCCGCCCGTACACCAACACCGACGTGGTCGGCTGCGAGCTGGGCGGCGCGGTCAAGAACGTCATCGGTCTCGCCGTCGGCATCGCCGACGGCATGGGCCTCGGCGACAACGCCAAGGGCTCGCTCATCACCCGCGGCCTCGCCGAGACCACCCGGCTGGGTCTGGCCATGGGGGCCGATCCGCTGACCTTCTCCGGACTCGCCGGCCTCGGCGACCTGGTGGCGACCTGTTCGTCCCCGCTGTCGCGCAACCACACCTTCGGCACCAACCTCGGCCGCGGCATGACGCTCCAGGAGACCATCGCCGTCACCAGGCAGACCGCCGAGGGCGTCAAGTCCTGCCAGTCGGTGCTGGATCTGGCGCACCGGCACGGCGTCGACATGCCGATC